The genomic DNA TTTAGAAACTAAGATGACGGTTAAGTCGACTGCGTTGACGTTTACTTGTCTTCTGTTTCTCTCCTTCCGTCCATGATTTTGACTTAACCCGGAAGTGACGTAAATAAGCCGCGTGGTCTTCGTGTAGCATTGGTTTGTAGCTTGCTGGTTCGCAATGTTCCTGGAAAAATAAGAAAACGTTGtattaaaatatgaatattactacattattttgaataatctaaTGAactttgtacattatatattcaTTTAGCAAGGGATCAACGATAAAATGCTTCGTCATTAGGGATCAAATCTCGAATATATCCTACTTTCTCACTGTACAAATAACTTTCAAAAATCCAACAGGCCTATAAACTCAAATATAATTTACGGAAATACAAATTCAAGCAAATACCAACCTTTTGTGTTGTGAAGAACGCTTTGTAGCCGCCGTCCAGTAGATAGACTTCCGGAAAGTTGAGTCTGGGATACTGTTCTTTGTTCAGTTCACGGTCCTGACTTCTCAAGAATCGATACCTGTAAATGTAACGAATAAAAAGCATTATAACACGACACTCagcattatttttgtatattacaTTCCATATATTGACGTCAATGGAAATTGAGGCATGTGTCCAGGTACTTAACACCTGCGATTAGTTcaatttagtttaaaaaatatgataagtGGATAAGTTCTAACTAAGACTGAAATGAAACTAAACGATACTTACATTTTAGGACCCCTTTCCGAGGAGAATTCACAGTGGAATATGAGAATGTGTGGTTTCTCGGACGTGTCTCGAGTCGGAAGAAGACTGTTGACGTCATCTTTTGTGTACATGTTGACGGCACCTTGGATATGACCTCCATCAAATTCATAAGGATAACGGCAATCTACTATCGTGACTTTCCCTATCTGGCGGCTGTACTTTCCGACCAACACATCTGCCATCGTTCCATGTGTGATAGACTTGAGGTCGCCATGTTTTCCGGGAACTGTGGGTAAAGTGTAGTCACGTGATCCATCAGCTACTAAATCACGTGATTCCAGACGTTCAACTGCTTTGATGACATTCTGTAAAAAACAAGGAaggtttaatttcattttaagaatCTGAGTTGATGTATATAGGACAAGATAGTGACGTAAATCAAATTTGTACAAAACATGTCACAATCGCTTACACATATTAAAGAAATCATTGTCGCGTGGTGTTGATTTGTGTACATGACTTCAAATTctcattttattgtttacatttaaagaTAATACTTAAGTACCTGGGTGGTCATGGCTGCGAAATCATCCTCAACCTGGCGGAGCTTTTTCGTGCACGGTGAGTCGTCTGTAAGATCATCGTCAGCTAGACGCTTGACAGAGAACAAGCTTCTCCGCGCTTCTGTTTTGGCTTGAACCTTCGATCGTGAAGCGatctgaaatgaaaatgaaacaattttatatTAACTGAACTCGTTTACTCATGTGCATGATTTTCCTTCTTTCACGCTGTTTTTTAGCTAAGAATTTCAGAATTGCAACTATCTTAATCCATATTACAAATCGCATGCATTGTGTTTTAAAGCAATTCGCTCACATTTGGGATGAAATCTTTCAGGAAGtctttccaccaagtttggcatagaatgtatgtatgtcactgaaaaatgataaagtgactgaaaataaatttaagatatttgtaGAAAACCATGAAGTGGGTtaattttctccattatttctgTTTACAACGCCTGACTCCCTTCTGcacaataatttatattatttataaggATAAATTGCAAAATTCAGTTTGTACCACTGGTCAGTTTTACAGTTCCTGAAATAAATGGGTTTTAAGAACGAGTCGCTTTAATGAAGCTGAGTGAGTAAAATCAAACAgttatataaaaaatgcattttttaaaacaattgtcaTTTTGCTTTagaatacaataaaatataactacaaaatataacttacagAGCAAGGTGTATCATTGACAAATCCGGAATCTACCGAGTCATCTCTCTTGTTATCTGGTGTGATAATAGACTGTATCTCAGCATCAGTTGTCTCCCTGTATACCGGAGAATCCATAAGGTCACCGAATAATCTTTGTCTGAAAGATGAAGCAAATAATAATCAATTTTTGTTACGTTTTAAGTTAAAGCTATAATTTAGATGTAGATGAACATAATAAACATCTTCATAGTTGTACGCTGGAGAATTGTAAATGTCAGTCAAGGTACAAATCTGATTTAAAGAATTTGAAATACTATATTATGCTACCAGTTTGTTAATATTCTTCAAGGTtggatatttttattttcttttaacataatgtatatatttacttattacactaaattttggaaaataatctatattattgaaatatacaTGATTGCTGTAGATAGGTATCAGAGTAacgctataaaaatattttaactcgtaATAAAATGCTTGAACAATGAAGTTATTTACCTGATAGACATGGTCCACTTTTTTTATAATTCCACAAATACTATGTACTAAGTACTATATTATACTATGTTTTTGCTATGAAGTCCgtgaataatttaatttcatgtcCGTTTTCTtggatttatatattttttctgttgtcAGGATATACAAATTATCGAGATGTTAATTATGTTCCTCCGCTTTGAGACAAAGTTGACAGACgagtaaagtgaaataaaatgtccTGATATATTCACTCAAGGGCCATTGTTATAACACTTTCAAATAGGGAAAACGGCTTTTAATTAGCCAATAAAATTGTTAGGTGCAAACTGCGTTTGTGCGTTACGGAGGTTATACAATTGGTTGTCAGTCACGGAGAGTGATTTCTGTAACATCCGAGATTCTGTCAGATAGTAAAACAGTAAATGTTTGATACTTTTGATCACTCGTGatcaatgtttgatttatttaagaTTATCGTTTGACACAAAAGGTAACTTTGTCAAACAAACCTTTAAGACTTGTCTATTGTCCAGAttattttgttgacatttttatctttaatagtaaaacgatttttatctaaaattgtcaaaatatcaCAACCAGCTATTTCAAAGTTCAAACATTGTCTTGAAAGTCGATTATATTTTCTCTTcgaataaaagaaaagaaaaatataaatgactACATATTCTTTGTACTCTAAAACGCAACTATTTTAATTTAATGCGCTGATGATGAAATGAGATCTGAAATGCATAAGTCTCAATACCAATACCAATACCAATACCAAAGATTTTATTcgcataaaacataaataaatacaatatttatagTGATACAgaatattacataaattttaattcaGGGCGCTATAATAATTAAAGTAGTACATGATATAAAAACCCCGTTCAAAAGATTCTTAGTAAATCTTTCTtccgtttatgaaataattagaTATATCAACTGGGTTATGTTGTCTAAGATGTAAATGTcagatattattttgttgttagtCTCCTTCTCATTTAAATAAGCATGTTATATTATACAACGACTTAAGAAAACAATTTATACCGTCGTATATTTGGAAAAGACCGAAAATGATGGATTTTCTAGATCTGAACAagtctgaaaataaaattgtgaTAAAGAAGTTAGGAATGTATGTTCATAATGCATTTACTGTTagagtttcaagtttcaaagtttattggcaaatcggcataAATACAATACCTTTGGccattaaacaaaataaatacagtaCATATGGCCAACATTTACTTCACAATACATACACATATTAGAAATGAATATCTGTTTAGACGTTAGGGCAATGTATGATGTGTGTTATGCATATacttgcaattttcactgttcgtcatacaTGTATTGGACTGTTGTCCTCATGGGCCTGTGAGCCTGATggattaaataaataaacttgaaactattaACAAATCACAATTTCTATCAATCTAATCTTTAAGGTAAATGTACGCCTTccaacaaacaaattaaaaatacaaatatttgaatCTTGTACGTACTCATGGACTGTATTTATCCGTATTAGCAGTAATATGCTTCCGTGGTGTTCGCAAAAAGATcctaattttacaattttagcgCATTTGCATTAAAGTccataatgttaaaaaaattatcttACAAACAGATGAAAAAGCTTCCCAAATAGATGGTATGCATACTTACaggcactacttttaatattgcacatgaactgttataattagagccataaagggaggtaataaaaacaataaattcaataaaacattctagtatattcagcgatattcaaacctttgacaaatgttaaagaaagtaattatcagaaataggatttaacaagaaattaatgtattttatgttcataacggaacaTGTGGCAGCCGCATTTTAAAcgaaggcattatgagcctttaaacaGGGGTCAAGAGAATATTATCTGAATTTTAATTCAAGATGCTATAATTAGAGTAGTAATGATATCTATCACTTGTGTTCTGTTGTCTAAGATGTGTAACTCTGCACTAAATGTCACAGATATTATTTGCTGTTAGTCTCCCTTTCATTTAGATAAGCATGTTATATTAACCAATATAACATAATTCACCATTCCtatcaataaaatctttaagataAATGTACGACTTCcaacatacaaaatacaaatacgtACTTATGG from Mercenaria mercenaria strain notata chromosome 11, MADL_Memer_1, whole genome shotgun sequence includes the following:
- the LOC128546834 gene encoding M-phase inducer phosphatase-like; translated protein: MSIRQRLFGDLMDSPVYRETTDAEIQSIITPDNKRDDSVDSGFVNDTPCSIASRSKVQAKTEARRSLFSVKRLADDDLTDDSPCTKKLRQVEDDFAAMTTQNVIKAVERLESRDLVADGSRDYTLPTVPGKHGDLKSITHGTMADVLVGKYSRQIGKVTIVDCRYPYEFDGGHIQGAVNMYTKDDVNSLLPTRDTSEKPHILIFHCEFSSERGPKMYRFLRSQDRELNKEQYPRLNFPEVYLLDGGYKAFFTTQKEHCEPASYKPMLHEDHAAYLRHFRVKSKSWTEGEKQKTSKRQRSRLNRHLSF